GCTGACCAGATCGAATCAGTTACCGGCATGGATTTTGACCGTTTCACCCGCTCCATGTTGTTGGCCCAGGGCGGCTTTGCCGTGTTTCTTCAGGCGGCACCGGATGACCGTGCTCCGATTCTGGAACAGATAACTGGCACAGAGATCTACAGCCAGATATCTATCTGTGTCCACGAGCGCCAGCGCGAAGAGAGGGAAAAATTGAACCTGCTTCAAGCTGAAACGGTAGGTATCGTGATTCTTGAGACGGAGCAGGAACAAGAGATTGGGCAGACTCTTGAAACAAGGCTGAAAGAGGAGAGAGATCTTGCCGCCAAATCCGCTGACACAGGGAAGGCTATTACCTGGCTTGCCAACATCGATGGGTTGAAGAAAGAACTCGCCAACCTAGCCGATGAAGCGAGTAAGCTGCAGGGCGATATCGAGGCGTTCAAACCGGATCGCGAAAAGCTGGGCAGGGCTTTGAGCGCCGCTGCACTGGACGGCGCATACGCAACGCTTACTGCCATCCGCAAACAGCAGGCGGATGACAATGCAGGCTTGAAAGCCTGGAAAGAGACTCTTCCCGAGCTGGAATCCTCTGCCAAGGAATTGGCCAAGGCACTGAAATCAGCAGAGCAACAAACTGCTCTGATCAAAGAAGAACTGAAAGCGGCCGTGCCTACATTGCAGAAAGTTCGCTCTCTTGATCAGAAACTTACCGATCAGAAAAAAGCCGTTTTGGAAGGTAATGAGGATTGTAAAAAGGATGCGGGAAAGATTGATGCAGACAAAAAAGCTAGGCTAGAGGAGGAGAGAAAACGATCCAAGGCTTATGAGGCGCTGGATCTCGTAGACGGCTATCTTAAGGAGCATGCAAAGGATGAATGGCTGGTTAGTGGTCTGGCTGGGGTTGAAGAGCAGATCGCCGGCCTGCTCTCCAAGCAAAATGAAATCTTACAACAAGAGGCTACTCAAGAAACGGTCACGAAGGCTCTGGAACAGGCGACAAAGTCATTCGACGACTGTCAGAAGCTATCTGGCATTCGGAAGCAAGAACTGAAGGGTAAATCAAAACAGATTCAGCAGGGCAAGGATGCTTTGAACCGGCTTTTGGGAGATCGCTTGTTGCGGGAATATCGCACCGAGAAAGAAACGTTGCTGCGTGAAATGGCCTTCCTGACGAAAATTGCGGAGCTTAAAGATCACAGGGAAAAACTGGAAGACGGCAAGCCCTGTCCTCTTTGCGGCGCAATCAAACACCCCTTCGCTGAAGAGAATATCCCTGCCCCTGATAAAACCGAACAAGAGATCGACGCCCTAACCAGGCTGATCAGCAAAGCCGAGGATCAGGAAATCACCATCAAAAAATTCGAAGAAGCAGAAAATCTGGCCCGCAAAAATTTGACGGAGGCTGAAAAGCTGGAGTCAGTAGCGGATAATGAAAAGAAGGCTGCCGAGAAAATCCTTGCCGAGGTGAGGGACTGCCTGGTAAAACTCCGTTCCGATTTTACCGAACGGAGGCAGGCTATTACTATCAAACTCCAGCCACTTGGTATTGCAGACATCCCTGAAACGGACATTTCATTACTGATCGGAACCCTCAAGGTGCGGCTCAAGGCGTGGCAGGCCAAGGTAAAGAAAAAGGTGGAGATCGAGAAACAGATTGCCGACATCGACAGCGAGGTGAAGCGGCTGGATGCGGTTATCGAAATTCAAAGCACTGCCCTAGCCGAAAAGCTGGAGCGCTTGGGTTTCTTGAAAAAGGAACTTGCAACCGAAAGCAATGAACGTAAGGCTCTTTACGGCGACAAGAATCCGGGCGATGAGGAGCGCCGTTTAAATAAGGCAATTTCGGATGCCGAAGGTTCAGAAAAGCAGATAAGAGAACGGCATAATGAACTCCAACAAAAATGGAATACCGCGAAGTCCCATGTTGAATCTCTGAAGAAACGCATCGAACAACGAGAGCCGGAACTGAGAAGGTTTGAAATAGAATTCTCCGCAGCGCTTGAGCCTGTGGAATTTTCAAATGAAGAACAGTTTTTGGCGGCCATATTGCCCTCTGAAGCTCGGGCGAAGTTGATGGCTACAGCCAAGGATCTGGATGAACGTCAAACAGATCTGAAAGCGAGGCAGAAGGATCGGGAAACGCGCTTGATCGCGGAAATGGCTAGAGAAGTTGCCGACAAGCCTATAGAAGAGCTCGAGACCCAACTCAAGGAGCACGAGGAAGTCCTGAAAGAGCTGCGAGACATCATTGCCGGTCTTAAGCACAAGCTAAGTGAGAATATGGCTGCAAAAGAGCGGATAAAGGAAAAGCAGACAGCTATCGAAGCCCAGAAAAAAGAGTGCCGCAGGTGGGAAAACCTGCACGAGTTGATTGGCTCCGCAGACGGCAAGAAGTACCGCAATTTTGCTCAGGGGCTGACCTTTGAAATAATGATTGGTCACGCCAACCGGCAATTGCAGAAAATGACCGACCGCTACTTGCTGGCTCGGGACAATGCTCAGCCTCTGGAACTCAACGTGGTCGACAACTATCAAGCAGGGGAGATTCGCTCCACGAAAAACCTTTCCGGTGGAGAGAGTTTTATCGTCAGCCTGTCCTTGGCGCTAGGCTTGTCTCATATGGCCAGCAAAAATGTTCGGGTGGATTCGCTGTTTCTAGATGAAGGCTTTGGCACCTTGGACGAAGAAGCCCTAGACACCGCCCTGGAAACTCTTGCAAGCCTGCAGCAGGACGGCAAGTTGATCGGCGTCATTTCACACGTGCCCGCTTTAAAGGAGCGAATCAGCACGCAGATCCAAGTAACACCTCAAACAGGTGGCAGAAGTCAGATATCAGGGCCTGGATGCAACAAATTCTAACTTTGAGGCTTGCTTGTATTGCGTGAGCCTGAACAGACTCACGCTGCTTGGTGCACCGGCTTTATTTGATTCCCGCATCTATCTGATGCGGAAGTAAACTCCGGCGCCGCCTCTTGGATAATAGTGATAGCGGTAATATGGGCCATAATAGGGATCGCGGTAGTGATGATAGTATCTTGGTTGATAACGATAGTGGTTTCTCGGATAATAGCGATATCGGTCATGATGCCGGTAATATCTGGGACTTCCTCCGAAATAGATTCCGAAGCCGCTGCTAGCGATCTCCTGGCCCTTATTAGGAACTGTTGTTTCTGCTGTTGCTTGCGGCATGAAAAATGGCGTGGCTGCAAATAATCCAACGAGCAACCAATGGTATACACGAGGCTTAATGTTAATCATCTCCAGACCTCCTCAGACATTCTTTTAGTTATAGAACGCCTTTTGTGATTAGATGACAAATGGATCTTTCCTTCCAATTCTTATTATAAAAAATATTTTATAAATCGTCAATCAAGCAAAGCTTGGGAGAAATGGGCGGGATTAAACGGCTCTAAGTCACTTAGCGTTTCACCGACGCCAATAAATTTTACAGGAATGCCAAGTTGTTTCTGAATATTGATGACAACCCCCCCCTTTGCTGTTCCATCCAGCTTGGTCAGGCAAAGTCCGGAAATAGGGGTGTATTCGTGGAAAATTTTCGCCTGATCGATCGCATTTTGCCCAATTGTCGCATCAAGAACGAGAAGTGTTTCGTGTGGAGAACCCGGCATCACTTTGTTGCATACCCGTTTAATCTTCTCCAGCTCTTGCATCAAGTCTTTGCGGGTGTGGAGCCTGCCTGCTGTATCGATCAGGACGACATCTGCGCCTCTTGCTTTTGCTGCTGTCATTGCATCGAAAGCGACTGCTGCAGCGTCGCTGTTAGGGGCGCCTTTCACAAGATCCGATCCAATTCTGCTGGTCCATACTTCCAGCTGTGCAACCGCTGCTGCCCGGTAGGTGTCGGCTG
This genomic window from Waddlia chondrophila WSU 86-1044 contains:
- the ftsY gene encoding signal recognition particle-docking protein FtsY; the protein is MVLKFLKSSFEKVKNALSKTRSALGEKLRSLFSGKIDEETLEQLEQLFYEADLGIQASVELTAKVKEIYRKNPNLDAEGLIVEMKKEIEQSLSKISAEMAENPDPPTVILVVGVNGNGKTTTVAKLAKRYQDAGKKVLIAAADTYRAAAVAQLEVWTSRIGSDLVKGAPNSDAAAVAFDAMTAAKARGADVVLIDTAGRLHTRKDLMQELEKIKRVCNKVMPGSPHETLLVLDATIGQNAIDQAKIFHEYTPISGLCLTKLDGTAKGGVVINIQKQLGIPVKFIGVGETLSDLEPFNPAHFSQALLD
- a CDS encoding AAA family ATPase, with the translated sequence MRILQVRFKNLNSLVGEWQIDLTHPVFASDGIFAITGPTGAGKTTILDAICLALYGRTPRLNKVTKSGNEIMSRQTAECFAEVIFETQTGRYLCHWSQHRARRKLDGELQAPKHEIANADSGDLFESKIRGVADQIESVTGMDFDRFTRSMLLAQGGFAVFLQAAPDDRAPILEQITGTEIYSQISICVHERQREEREKLNLLQAETVGIVILETEQEQEIGQTLETRLKEERDLAAKSADTGKAITWLANIDGLKKELANLADEASKLQGDIEAFKPDREKLGRALSAAALDGAYATLTAIRKQQADDNAGLKAWKETLPELESSAKELAKALKSAEQQTALIKEELKAAVPTLQKVRSLDQKLTDQKKAVLEGNEDCKKDAGKIDADKKARLEEERKRSKAYEALDLVDGYLKEHAKDEWLVSGLAGVEEQIAGLLSKQNEILQQEATQETVTKALEQATKSFDDCQKLSGIRKQELKGKSKQIQQGKDALNRLLGDRLLREYRTEKETLLREMAFLTKIAELKDHREKLEDGKPCPLCGAIKHPFAEENIPAPDKTEQEIDALTRLISKAEDQEITIKKFEEAENLARKNLTEAEKLESVADNEKKAAEKILAEVRDCLVKLRSDFTERRQAITIKLQPLGIADIPETDISLLIGTLKVRLKAWQAKVKKKVEIEKQIADIDSEVKRLDAVIEIQSTALAEKLERLGFLKKELATESNERKALYGDKNPGDEERRLNKAISDAEGSEKQIRERHNELQQKWNTAKSHVESLKKRIEQREPELRRFEIEFSAALEPVEFSNEEQFLAAILPSEARAKLMATAKDLDERQTDLKARQKDRETRLIAEMAREVADKPIEELETQLKEHEEVLKELRDIIAGLKHKLSENMAAKERIKEKQTAIEAQKKECRRWENLHELIGSADGKKYRNFAQGLTFEIMIGHANRQLQKMTDRYLLARDNAQPLELNVVDNYQAGEIRSTKNLSGGESFIVSLSLALGLSHMASKNVRVDSLFLDEGFGTLDEEALDTALETLASLQQDGKLIGVISHVPALKERISTQIQVTPQTGGRSQISGPGCNKF